The following coding sequences lie in one Halogeometricum rufum genomic window:
- a CDS encoding archaellin/type IV pilin N-terminal domain-containing protein produces the protein MTDRGLSPVVGTLLLVGVVLAAATTLAVVSGDAVLGVAAFDAPTAPEGSAASHGVAASDGPAGAFVSSPSAGWRVAFSLSVTGDRVALGYERGPPMRVADLRLDVSVDGEPLAHQPPVPFFSARGFRPGPTGPFNVGSDGVWTAGETGSVVVAGTNHPRLGPGRTVTVRLYERGSSRPLATLTASVTDG, from the coding sequence GTGACGGACCGCGGACTCTCGCCGGTCGTGGGAACGCTCCTGCTGGTCGGCGTCGTGCTGGCAGCGGCGACGACGCTCGCCGTGGTGAGCGGGGACGCCGTCCTCGGCGTCGCCGCGTTCGACGCACCCACCGCACCCGAGGGCTCCGCCGCGAGCCACGGCGTCGCCGCGTCCGACGGTCCCGCGGGGGCGTTCGTCTCGTCGCCGTCCGCCGGTTGGCGGGTGGCGTTCTCGCTGTCGGTGACCGGCGACCGAGTCGCGCTGGGGTACGAGCGCGGGCCGCCGATGCGCGTCGCGGACCTCAGACTCGACGTCTCGGTGGACGGCGAACCGCTCGCGCACCAGCCGCCGGTGCCGTTCTTCTCCGCCCGGGGGTTCCGGCCGGGGCCGACCGGCCCGTTCAACGTCGGCAGCGACGGCGTGTGGACCGCGGGCGAGACCGGTTCCGTCGTCGTCGCAGGCACGAACCACCCCCGACTCGGACCCGGGCGGACCGTGACGGTGCGGCTCTACGAGCGCGGGTCGTCGCGGCCGCTGGCGACGCTGACGGCGTCGGTCACGGACGGGTGA
- a CDS encoding methyltransferase domain-containing protein: protein MGVLENKSRARLFYKYLSKVYDRINPYIWNEEMRDEALELLGIQPDDRVLDVGCGTGFATEGLLRYSDDVHGLDQSIHQMQKAFEKFDEDEVTFYRGDAERLPFKDDAFDVLWSSGSIEYWPNPVDALEEFRRVVKPGHRVLVVGPDYPESGLFQRVADAIMLFYDENEAQRMFEEAGFVDIEHHIQQAYPGSPKAITTIARVPDADEDDEADASEGTEVEVPVETDA from the coding sequence ATGGGAGTCCTCGAGAACAAGTCACGGGCCCGGCTGTTCTACAAGTACCTCTCGAAGGTGTACGACCGGATAAACCCCTACATCTGGAACGAGGAGATGCGCGACGAAGCGCTGGAACTGCTCGGCATCCAGCCCGACGACCGCGTCCTCGACGTGGGCTGCGGGACCGGGTTCGCCACCGAGGGACTCCTGCGCTACTCCGACGACGTCCACGGACTCGACCAGAGCATCCACCAGATGCAGAAGGCGTTCGAGAAGTTCGACGAGGACGAGGTGACGTTCTACCGCGGCGACGCCGAGCGCCTGCCGTTCAAAGACGACGCGTTCGACGTCCTCTGGTCCTCGGGCTCCATCGAGTACTGGCCGAACCCGGTCGACGCCCTCGAGGAGTTCAGACGCGTCGTCAAACCCGGCCACCGCGTGCTCGTCGTCGGACCGGACTACCCCGAGAGCGGCCTGTTCCAACGCGTCGCCGACGCCATCATGCTGTTCTACGACGAGAACGAGGCCCAGCGGATGTTCGAGGAGGCGGGCTTCGTCGACATCGAACACCACATCCAGCAGGCCTACCCGGGCAGTCCGAAGGCCATCACCACCATCGCGCGGGTCCCCGACGCCGACGAAGACGACGAGGCCGACGCAAGCGAAGGCACCGAGGTCGAAGTCCCCGTCGAAACCGACGCGTAA
- the ahaH gene encoding ATP synthase archaeal subunit H, with protein MPRPEVLERIKTAESDADDIVAEAEADREERIAEARREAEEIRQEAEEEASEYESERLAEAREEIEEEREAILEDGEQARNRLVSDAEANTEEAVEYAIDQFEEAVHAQT; from the coding sequence ATGCCGAGACCAGAGGTTCTCGAACGGATAAAGACGGCCGAATCCGACGCCGACGACATCGTCGCCGAAGCAGAAGCCGACCGCGAGGAGCGAATCGCGGAGGCGCGACGGGAGGCCGAAGAGATCCGTCAAGAAGCCGAAGAGGAGGCAAGTGAGTACGAGTCCGAGCGTCTCGCCGAAGCTCGCGAAGAGATAGAGGAGGAGCGAGAGGCGATACTCGAAGACGGCGAGCAGGCCCGGAACCGCCTCGTCAGCGACGCCGAAGCCAACACCGAGGAGGCGGTCGAGTACGCCATCGACCAGTTCGAGGAGGCGGTGCATGCTCAGACCTGA
- a CDS encoding V-type ATP synthase subunit I, translating to MLRPEQMSKVSVTGSKRVMDPVVETVHDLNLLHVTEYDNSWEGFSPGDPVEGAESASDKLVTVRSLESILDVDEEDAGPTRIVTDDALEAELEEIRTEVNELDDERQRLRQQLRDLEERIGTMEPFEDLGIDLDLLSGYDTIDVAVGYGKRDVVERAVVDADDLVDYEIYSGDQTMAVFARPTDDADDSALTDALVSADFTSLEVPDAEGSPEEYVRELEHEKQQVRSELESVEDKLENTKLDAAGFLLAAEEKLSIDVQKTEAPLSFATTENAFIAEGWIPSARFTEFKSALKEDIGEHVQVEELERATFSKDGTDHVREQPAGGNGGTPAAADGGEARADGGAVVMDDDDPPTIQDNPGAVKPFEVLVQAVSRPSYYEFDPTVILFLTFPAFFGFMIGDLGYGLIYTAIGYFLYTSFDDRPAFKSMGGITIAAGLFTTLFGILYGEIFGLHLIASYFWEGVVGLSHAPIEKGLSPATSEWALGWLVVSVVLGIIHLNIGWIFDFFENLELHDAKHAVYESGSWLLMLNGLWVWIFSDVISGTAPEFLYTTFSAEGVLPLGFAGFSATVGWVGFGVFVLGVVLLAIGEPIEVVEFLNVLVNVLSYTRIAAVLLAKAGMAFTVNLLFFGVYVDSKGGWHFGLGGMPQVGEMYHGYEVVDVLFGGLVHGGAATVLVGLLVLVIGHLLVLALGVTSAGLQAVRLEYVEFFNKFYEGGGRDYEPFGYDRKFTTED from the coding sequence ATGCTCAGACCTGAGCAAATGAGTAAGGTCTCGGTGACCGGGTCCAAGCGCGTGATGGACCCGGTGGTCGAGACGGTCCACGACCTGAACCTGCTTCACGTGACGGAGTACGACAACTCGTGGGAGGGGTTCTCCCCCGGCGACCCGGTCGAAGGGGCCGAGAGCGCCTCCGACAAGCTCGTCACCGTCCGTTCGCTCGAGAGCATCCTCGACGTCGACGAGGAAGACGCGGGTCCGACCCGAATCGTCACCGACGACGCGCTCGAAGCCGAACTGGAGGAGATTCGGACGGAGGTCAACGAACTCGACGACGAACGGCAACGGCTCCGCCAGCAGCTCCGTGACCTCGAAGAGCGCATCGGCACGATGGAGCCGTTCGAGGACCTCGGCATCGACCTCGACCTCCTGTCGGGGTACGACACGATCGACGTCGCCGTCGGCTACGGCAAGCGCGACGTCGTCGAACGCGCCGTCGTCGACGCCGACGACCTCGTCGACTACGAGATATACTCGGGCGACCAGACGATGGCCGTGTTCGCGCGGCCGACCGACGACGCCGACGACTCCGCACTCACCGACGCGCTCGTCAGCGCGGACTTCACCTCGCTGGAGGTGCCCGACGCCGAGGGCAGCCCGGAAGAGTACGTCCGCGAACTCGAACACGAGAAACAGCAGGTCCGCTCGGAACTGGAGTCCGTCGAGGACAAACTGGAGAACACGAAGCTCGACGCGGCGGGCTTCCTGCTCGCGGCCGAGGAGAAACTGTCCATCGACGTGCAGAAGACCGAAGCGCCGCTCTCCTTCGCCACGACGGAGAACGCGTTCATCGCCGAGGGGTGGATTCCCTCGGCGCGCTTCACCGAGTTCAAGAGCGCGCTCAAAGAGGACATCGGCGAGCACGTTCAGGTCGAAGAACTCGAACGCGCGACGTTCTCGAAGGACGGCACCGACCACGTCCGCGAGCAACCCGCCGGCGGCAACGGCGGCACGCCCGCCGCGGCGGACGGCGGCGAGGCGCGTGCCGACGGCGGAGCGGTCGTGATGGACGACGACGACCCGCCGACGATTCAGGACAACCCCGGCGCGGTCAAGCCGTTCGAGGTTCTCGTGCAGGCGGTCAGCCGACCGAGCTACTACGAGTTCGACCCGACGGTCATCCTGTTCCTCACGTTCCCGGCGTTCTTCGGGTTCATGATCGGTGACCTCGGCTACGGGCTCATCTACACCGCCATCGGCTACTTCCTCTACACGAGCTTCGACGACCGCCCGGCGTTCAAGAGCATGGGCGGCATCACCATCGCGGCCGGCCTGTTCACGACGCTGTTCGGCATCCTGTACGGCGAAATCTTCGGGCTGCACCTCATCGCCTCGTACTTCTGGGAGGGCGTCGTCGGCCTCTCGCACGCCCCCATCGAGAAGGGCCTGTCGCCGGCCACCTCCGAGTGGGCGCTGGGATGGCTCGTCGTGAGCGTCGTCCTCGGCATCATCCACCTGAATATCGGGTGGATATTCGACTTCTTCGAGAACCTCGAACTCCACGACGCCAAGCACGCCGTCTACGAGAGCGGTTCGTGGCTGCTGATGCTGAACGGCCTATGGGTCTGGATCTTCTCGGACGTCATCTCCGGGACCGCTCCCGAGTTCCTCTACACGACGTTTTCGGCGGAGGGCGTCCTGCCACTTGGGTTCGCGGGCTTCTCGGCCACCGTCGGCTGGGTCGGCTTCGGCGTGTTCGTCCTCGGCGTGGTTCTGCTCGCCATCGGCGAACCCATCGAAGTCGTCGAGTTCCTCAACGTCCTCGTGAACGTCCTGTCGTACACGCGTATCGCCGCGGTGCTGCTGGCGAAGGCGGGGATGGCCTTCACGGTCAACCTGCTGTTCTTCGGTGTGTACGTCGACTCCAAGGGCGGCTGGCACTTCGGTCTCGGCGGCATGCCGCAGGTCGGGGAGATGTACCACGGCTACGAAGTCGTCGACGTGCTGTTCGGCGGCCTCGTCCACGGCGGCGCGGCGACGGTCCTCGTCGGACTGCTCGTCCTCGTCATCGGTCACCTCCTCGTGCTCGCACTCGGCGTGACTAGCGCCGGCCTGCAGGCCGTGCGTCTCGAGTACGTCGAGTTCTTCAACAAGTTCTACGAGGGCGGCGGCCGCGACTACGAACCGTTCGGCTACGACCGGAAGTTCACCACCGAGGACTGA
- a CDS encoding V-type ATP synthase subunit E translates to MSLDNVVEDIRDEARARAEEIREGGEQRAQEIIEEAESDAEDLLESRTTDVERQVEQEREQALSSAKLEAKQKRLEARRDVLQDVREQVEEELASLSGDRRETLTRSLLEDAADEFDADADVVVHGRAADKALIEDILEEYDGYEYGDSYDCLGGVVVESQQSRVRVNNTFDSVLESVWEDNLKEVSSRLFDQ, encoded by the coding sequence ATGAGTTTGGATAACGTCGTCGAAGACATCCGAGACGAAGCCCGCGCGCGTGCGGAGGAAATTCGAGAGGGCGGAGAGCAGCGCGCTCAGGAGATCATCGAGGAGGCGGAGTCCGACGCGGAGGACCTCCTCGAATCGCGCACGACCGACGTCGAACGTCAGGTCGAACAGGAGCGCGAACAGGCACTCTCCAGCGCAAAGCTCGAGGCGAAGCAGAAACGCCTCGAGGCCCGTCGCGACGTCCTCCAGGACGTGCGCGAACAGGTCGAGGAGGAACTCGCCTCCCTCTCCGGTGACCGACGCGAAACGCTCACCCGCTCGCTGCTCGAAGACGCGGCCGACGAGTTCGACGCCGACGCCGACGTCGTCGTCCACGGCCGCGCGGCAGACAAAGCGCTCATCGAGGACATCCTCGAGGAGTACGACGGCTACGAGTACGGAGACAGTTACGACTGCCTCGGCGGCGTCGTCGTCGAGAGCCAGCAGTCCCGCGTTCGGGTGAACAACACGTTCGACTCCGTCCTTGAGAGCGTCTGGGAGGACAATCTCAAGGAAGTGAGTTCCCGACTGTTCGACCAATGA
- a CDS encoding V-type ATP synthase subunit C: MSAESGSNPEYVTARVKARRSKLFSDDDYRKLVRMGPAEIARFMEESEYEEEINALGSRYSGVDLIEYSLNRNLAKQFNDILRWADGRLYDLIARYLRKFDAWNAKTVIRGIYSEADREDVDSDLIRAGEFGDRFLDRLLDATSVEEVVDRLDGTMFDAGLEQAYEDYEETDVLVPLENAIDRAYYENLLEGLVVDEATEQYREYLEAEIDFRNARNALRLARSGADIDPADYFIEGGSLFNASELVALAQNTDELVTKIRDSKYGNELSAALDELEAVNSLIGFERALEAALLEYADSLGYVFPLSVSPVISYILAKEQEVDNIRAIARGREAGLTEDEIEEELVIQ, translated from the coding sequence ATGAGTGCTGAATCCGGCTCCAACCCCGAGTACGTGACCGCTCGCGTCAAAGCGCGTCGAAGCAAGCTGTTCAGCGACGACGACTACCGAAAGCTGGTGCGGATGGGGCCGGCCGAAATCGCCCGCTTCATGGAGGAGTCGGAGTACGAAGAGGAGATAAACGCGCTCGGCTCGCGGTACTCGGGCGTCGACCTCATCGAGTACTCCCTGAACCGAAACCTCGCGAAGCAGTTCAACGACATCCTCAGGTGGGCGGACGGTCGGCTGTACGACCTCATCGCCCGCTACCTGCGGAAGTTCGACGCGTGGAACGCGAAGACCGTCATCCGCGGCATCTACTCGGAGGCCGACCGCGAGGACGTCGACTCCGACCTCATCCGCGCGGGCGAGTTCGGCGACCGCTTCCTCGACCGGCTGCTCGACGCGACGAGCGTCGAGGAAGTCGTCGACAGGCTCGACGGCACGATGTTCGACGCGGGGCTCGAACAGGCGTACGAGGACTACGAGGAGACGGACGTGCTCGTTCCGCTCGAGAACGCCATCGACCGCGCCTACTACGAGAACCTGCTCGAAGGGCTCGTGGTCGACGAGGCGACCGAGCAGTACCGCGAGTACCTCGAAGCGGAGATCGACTTCCGGAACGCCCGGAACGCGCTCCGCCTCGCGCGCAGCGGCGCGGACATCGACCCCGCCGACTACTTCATCGAGGGCGGGTCGCTGTTCAACGCCTCGGAACTGGTGGCGCTCGCACAGAACACCGACGAACTCGTCACGAAGATTCGCGACTCGAAGTACGGCAACGAACTCTCGGCGGCGCTCGACGAACTCGAAGCGGTGAACAGCCTCATCGGGTTCGAGCGCGCGCTCGAAGCGGCGTTGCTGGAGTACGCGGACAGCCTCGGATACGTGTTCCCGCTGTCGGTGAGTCCGGTCATCTCGTACATCCTCGCAAAGGAGCAAGAGGTGGACAACATCCGGGCCATCGCCCGCGGCCGCGAAGCGGGGCTGACGGAAGACGAGATAGAGGAGGAGTTGGTCATCCAATGA
- a CDS encoding V-type ATP synthase subunit F, which produces MSQEIAVIGSPDFTTGFRLAGVRKFENVPDESKDEQLDEAVTRTLEDEGVGIIVMHDGDLDHLSRQVRESVETSIEPTLVTLGGGAGAGGLRDQIKRAIGIDLMDEDED; this is translated from the coding sequence ATGAGTCAGGAGATCGCCGTCATCGGCAGTCCGGACTTCACGACCGGCTTCCGCCTCGCGGGGGTTCGGAAGTTCGAGAACGTGCCCGACGAATCGAAGGACGAACAGCTCGACGAGGCCGTCACCCGGACGCTGGAGGACGAGGGCGTCGGCATCATCGTGATGCACGACGGTGACCTCGACCACCTCTCCCGGCAGGTCCGCGAGTCCGTCGAGACCAGCATCGAACCGACGCTGGTCACTCTCGGCGGCGGCGCGGGCGCTGGCGGCCTCAGAGACCAGATCAAACGTGCCATCGGTATCGACCTGATGGATGAGGACGAAGACTAA
- a CDS encoding ATP synthase subunit A — translation MSQTQESVREDGIIASVSGPVVTARDLDARMNDVVYVGDEGLMGEVIEIEGDITTIQVYEETSGVGPGEPVENTGDPLTVDLGPGLLDTIYDGVQRPLDVLEEKMGSPYLDRGVDAPGIELDKEWGFEPEVSEGDVVEPGDVVGVVEETVTIDHKVMVPPDFEGGEVSEAHSGDFTVTDTVVTLDNGEEIQMRQEWPVREARPSETKKTPRTPLVSGQRILDGLFPIAKGGTAAIPGPFGSGKTVTQHQLAKYADADIIVYVGCGERGNEMTEVIDDFPELEDPSTGNPLMARTSLIANTSNMPVAARESCVYTGITIAEFYRDMGYDVALMADSTSRWAEAMREISSRLEEMPGEEGYPAYLAARLSQFYERAGYFENINGTEGSVSAIGAVSPPGGDFSEPVTQNTLRIVKTFWALDADLAERRHFPSINWNESYSLYTDQLDPWFQENVADDWPEERQWAVDVLDEESELQEIVQLVGKDALPEDQQLTLDVAKYLREAYLQQNAFHPVDTYCPPQKTYLMLTTIHTYNDEAFKALQAGVPVEEIIDVEALPRINRIGVQEDYEEYVAELKDEITEQLRELY, via the coding sequence ATGAGTCAGACACAAGAGTCCGTCCGCGAGGACGGCATTATCGCAAGCGTGAGTGGTCCCGTCGTGACCGCCCGTGACCTCGACGCCCGGATGAACGACGTCGTCTACGTCGGCGACGAAGGGCTGATGGGCGAAGTCATCGAGATAGAGGGCGACATCACGACGATTCAGGTGTACGAGGAGACGTCCGGCGTCGGTCCCGGCGAACCCGTCGAGAACACGGGCGACCCGCTGACCGTCGACCTCGGTCCCGGTCTGCTGGACACCATCTACGACGGCGTCCAGCGTCCGCTGGACGTCCTCGAAGAGAAGATGGGCAGTCCATACCTCGACCGCGGTGTCGACGCACCGGGTATCGAACTCGACAAGGAGTGGGGCTTCGAGCCCGAAGTCTCCGAGGGCGACGTCGTCGAACCCGGCGACGTCGTCGGCGTCGTCGAGGAGACGGTCACCATCGACCACAAGGTCATGGTGCCGCCGGACTTCGAGGGCGGCGAGGTGTCCGAGGCCCACTCGGGCGACTTCACCGTCACCGATACCGTCGTGACGCTCGACAACGGCGAGGAGATTCAGATGCGTCAGGAGTGGCCGGTCCGCGAGGCCCGTCCTTCCGAGACGAAGAAGACGCCCCGGACGCCGCTGGTGTCCGGTCAGCGCATCCTCGACGGCCTGTTCCCCATCGCGAAAGGCGGGACGGCCGCCATCCCCGGTCCGTTCGGGTCGGGCAAGACCGTCACGCAGCACCAACTCGCCAAGTACGCCGACGCGGACATCATCGTCTACGTCGGCTGTGGCGAACGCGGCAACGAGATGACGGAGGTCATCGACGACTTCCCGGAACTCGAAGACCCCTCGACGGGCAACCCGCTCATGGCCCGGACGTCGCTCATCGCGAACACGTCCAACATGCCCGTGGCGGCCCGCGAGTCCTGCGTGTACACGGGTATCACCATCGCGGAGTTCTACCGCGACATGGGGTACGACGTGGCGCTGATGGCCGACTCCACCTCCCGGTGGGCCGAGGCCATGCGCGAAATCTCCTCGCGACTGGAGGAGATGCCCGGTGAGGAGGGCTATCCGGCCTACCTCGCCGCGCGCCTCTCGCAGTTCTACGAGCGCGCCGGGTACTTCGAGAACATCAACGGCACGGAGGGGTCCGTCTCCGCCATCGGGGCCGTCTCCCCGCCGGGCGGCGACTTCTCCGAGCCGGTGACGCAGAACACCCTGCGCATCGTGAAGACGTTCTGGGCGCTGGACGCCGACCTCGCCGAACGTCGGCACTTCCCCTCGATCAACTGGAACGAGTCGTACTCGCTGTACACCGACCAGCTCGACCCGTGGTTCCAGGAGAACGTCGCCGACGACTGGCCCGAGGAGCGCCAGTGGGCCGTCGACGTGCTCGACGAGGAGTCCGAACTGCAGGAGATCGTTCAGCTCGTCGGGAAGGACGCCCTGCCGGAGGACCAGCAGTTGACGCTCGACGTGGCGAAGTACCTCCGCGAGGCGTACCTGCAGCAGAACGCGTTCCACCCGGTGGACACCTACTGTCCGCCGCAGAAGACGTACCTCATGCTCACGACCATCCACACCTACAACGACGAGGCGTTCAAGGCGCTGCAAGCCGGTGTGCCGGTCGAGGAGATCATCGACGTGGAGGCGCTCCCGCGCATCAACCGCATCGGTGTCCAAGAGGACTACGAGGAGTACGTCGCGGAACTCAAAGACGAAATAACCGAACAGCTCCGGGAGCTGTACTAA
- a CDS encoding ATP synthase subunit B: MKEYQTISEISGPLVFAEVDEPIGYDEIVEIETPEGEIKRGQILESSEGVVAIQVFEGTTGIDKNASVRFLGETMKMPVTEDLLGRVLDGSGQPIDGGPEIVPDERHDIVGAAINPYSREYPEEFIQTGVSAVDGMNTLVRGQKLPIFSGSGLPHNDLALQIARQATVPEEAAEEGEDASEFAVIFGAMGITAEEANEFMDDFERTGALERSVVFMNLADDPAVERTVTPRMALTTAEYLAFEKDYHVLVILTDMTNYCEALREIGAAREEVPGRRGYPGYMYTDLAQLYERAGRIEGREGSVTQIPILTMPGDDDTHPIPDLTGYITEGQIYVDRDLNSQGVQPPVNVLPSLSRLMDDGIGEGLTRADHADVSDQMYAAYAEGEDLRDLVNIVGREALSERDNKYLDFADRFEDEFVDQGFNTNRSIDDTLEIGWDLLSMLPKEELNRVDEDLIEEHYRDGESAEEVTAD; the protein is encoded by the coding sequence ATGAAAGAGTATCAGACCATCTCCGAGATCAGCGGTCCGCTGGTGTTCGCCGAAGTCGACGAGCCGATCGGTTACGACGAGATCGTCGAAATCGAGACGCCGGAGGGCGAGATCAAGCGGGGTCAGATTCTCGAATCCTCGGAGGGCGTCGTCGCCATCCAGGTGTTCGAGGGGACGACCGGTATCGACAAGAACGCGTCCGTCCGCTTCCTGGGCGAGACGATGAAGATGCCCGTCACCGAGGACCTCCTCGGACGGGTCCTCGACGGTTCGGGCCAGCCCATCGACGGCGGTCCCGAAATCGTCCCCGACGAGCGACACGACATCGTCGGCGCGGCCATCAACCCCTACTCCCGCGAGTATCCCGAGGAGTTCATCCAGACGGGCGTCTCCGCCGTGGACGGCATGAACACGCTCGTCCGCGGGCAGAAGCTGCCCATCTTCTCGGGGTCGGGGCTGCCGCACAACGACCTCGCGCTCCAGATCGCCCGTCAGGCGACGGTGCCCGAGGAGGCGGCCGAGGAGGGCGAGGACGCCTCGGAGTTCGCCGTCATCTTCGGCGCGATGGGGATCACGGCCGAGGAGGCCAACGAGTTCATGGACGACTTCGAGCGAACCGGTGCGCTGGAGCGCTCCGTGGTCTTCATGAACCTCGCGGACGACCCCGCCGTCGAGCGGACGGTCACGCCGCGGATGGCGCTCACGACGGCCGAGTACCTCGCGTTCGAGAAGGACTACCACGTGCTCGTCATCCTGACGGACATGACCAACTACTGCGAGGCGCTGCGCGAAATCGGCGCCGCGCGTGAGGAGGTCCCGGGTCGCCGTGGCTACCCCGGATACATGTACACCGACCTGGCGCAACTGTACGAGCGCGCCGGTCGAATCGAGGGTCGTGAGGGGTCCGTCACGCAGATTCCCATCCTCACGATGCCCGGCGACGACGACACCCACCCCATCCCGGACCTGACCGGGTACATCACCGAGGGGCAGATATACGTCGACCGCGACCTCAACAGTCAGGGCGTCCAGCCCCCGGTCAACGTGCTGCCAAGCCTCTCGCGCCTGATGGACGACGGTATCGGCGAGGGCCTGACCCGCGCCGACCACGCCGACGTCTCCGACCAGATGTACGCCGCGTACGCCGAGGGTGAGGACCTCCGCGACCTGGTGAACATCGTCGGTCGCGAGGCCCTGTCGGAACGCGACAACAAGTACCTCGACTTCGCCGACCGCTTCGAGGACGAGTTCGTCGATCAGGGCTTCAACACGAACCGCTCCATCGACGACACGCTCGAAATCGGCTGGGACCTCCTGTCGATGCTACCGAAAGAGGAACTCAACCGCGTGGACGAGGACCTCATCGAGGAGCACTACCGCGACGGCGAGTCCGCCGAAGAAGTCACCGCCGACTGA